A window from Nothobranchius furzeri strain GRZ-AD chromosome 17, NfurGRZ-RIMD1, whole genome shotgun sequence encodes these proteins:
- the pptc7a gene encoding protein phosphatase PTC7 homolog: MLSVLSYGRLVARAVIGGLSQTDSRDYSLVTASCGFGKDFRKGILKKGMCYGDDACFIARHRSADVLGVADGVGGWRDYGVDPSQFSGTLMKTCERLVKEGRFVPSSPVGVLTAGYYELLQNKVPLLGSSTACIVILDRQSHQLHTANLGDSGFLVVRGGEVVHRSDEQQHYFNTPFQLSIAPPEAEGAVLSDSPDAADSSSFDVQLGDIILTATDGLFDNMPDYMILQELKKLKNSNYESIQQTARSIAEQAHVLAYDPNYMSPFAQYACDYGLNVRGGKPDDITVLLSIVAEYTD; this comes from the exons ATGTTGTCGGTGCTGTCCTACGGTCGACTGGTCGCCAGAGCTGTCATCGGTGGACTTTCTCAGACTGACAGTCGCGACTACAGCCTGGTGACGGCGAGCTGCGGCTTCGGTAAAGACTTCCGCAAAGGCATCCTGAAGAAAGGGATGTGTTATGGGGACGACGCGTGTTTCATCGCCCGCCACAGGTCTGCTGATGTTCTCG GAGTTGCAGATGGAGTGGGAGGCTGGAGGGACTATGGTGTGGATCCGTCGCAGTTCTCCGGTACTCTGATGAAGACGTGTGAGAGGCTGGTGAAGGAGGGACGCTTTGTCCCCAGCAGCCCTGTTGGAGTCCTGACAGCCGGCTACTACGAGCTGCTGCAGAACAAAGTGCCACTACTGG GAAGCAGCACGGCCTGCATTGTGATTTTGGACCGGCAGAGTCACCAGCTGCACACGGCTAACCTGGGAGACTCCGGTTTCCTGGTGGTTCGCGGTGGGGAGGTGGTGCACCGCTCAGACGAGCAGCAGCACTATTTCAACACGCCCTTCCAGCTGTCCATCGCCCCCCCTGAGGCCGAGGGAGCCGTTCTCAGTGACAG CCCCGATGCAGCAGACAGCTCCTCCTTTGACGTGCAGCTGGGTGACATCATCCTCACCGCCACTGACGGGCTGTTTGACAACATGCCTGATTATATGATCCTGCAGGAGCTTAAGAAGCTGAAG AACTCAAACTACGAGAGCATTCAGCAGACGGCCCGCAGCATCGCAGAACAAGCCCACGTGCTGGCATACGACCCCAACTACATGTCCCCTTTTGCACAGTATGCCTGTGATTATGGGCTGAATGTGAGAG gaggaAAGCCAGATGACATCACAGTATTGCTGTCCATTGTGGCAGAATACACCGACTAG
- the ppp1cc gene encoding serine/threonine-protein phosphatase PP1-gamma catalytic subunit A encodes MADVDKLNIDSIIQRLLEVRGAKPGKNVQLQENEIRGLCLKSREIFLSQPILLELEAPLKICGDIHGQYYDLLRLFEYGGFPPESNYLFLGDYVDRGKQSLETICLLLAYKIKYPENFFLLRGNHECASINRIYGFYDECKRRYNIKLWKTFTDCFNCLPIAAIVDEKIFCCHGGLSPDLQSMEQIRRIMRPTDVPDQGLLCDLLWSDPDKDVLGWGENDRGVSFTFGSEVVAKFLHKHDLDLICRAHQVVEDGYEFFAKRQLVTLFSAPNYCGEFDNAGAMMSVDETLMCSFQILKPAEKKKPNGSRPVTPPRNMVTKQAKK; translated from the exons ATGGCTGATGTTGACAAACTCAACATAGACAGTATTATTCAACGTCTTTTAGAAG tcAGAGGAGCAAAGCCTGGGAAGAATGTGCAGTTGCAGGAGAATGAGATTCGTGGATTGTGCCTGAAGTCCAGGGAGATTTTTCTCAGTCAACCCATTCTTCTGGAGCTGGAGGCCCCTCTCAAAATATGTG gTGACATTCATGGGCAATACTATGACCTGCTGAGGCTGTTTGAGTATGGAGGCTTTCCTCCAGAGAGCAACTACCTGTTTCTGGGCGACTATGTGGACAGGGGGAAGCAGTCTTTGGAAACCATCTGTCTTCTGCTGGCCTACAAAATCAAATACCCAGAGAACTTCTTCCTGCTGAGGGGAAACCATGAGTGTGCTTCAATCAACAGAATATACGGTTTCTATGATGAGT GTAAACGAAGGTACAACATCAAACTCTGGAAGACCTTCACGGATTGTTTTAATTGCCTCCCTATTGCTGCCATTGTGGATGAAAAGATATTTTGCTGTCATGGAG GACTGTCACCTGACCTTCAGTCGATGGAGCAGATCAGACGCATCATGCGGCCCACGGACGTGCCTGACCAGGGCCTCCTGTGTGATCTGCTTTGGTCCGATCCAGACAAAGATGTTTTGGGCTGGGGCGAGAATGACAGGGGGGTCTCGTTCACCTTCGGCTCAGAGGTGGTTGCCAAGTTTCTGCACAAGCATGACCTCGATCTGATCTGCCGTGCTCATCAG GTTGTTGAAGACGGCTACGAGTTTTTTGCAAAGAGGCAGCTCGTCACTTTGTTCTCAGCACCAAACTACTGTGGGGAGTTTGACAACGCCGGTGCCATGATGAGCGTGGATGAGACACTCATGTGCTCCTTTCAG ATTTTGAAACCAGCTGAGAAGAAGAAACCCAACGGCAGCCGTCCTGTGACTCCCCCCCGCAACATGGTCACCAAGCAGGCTAAGAAGTGA